In one window of Bemisia tabaci chromosome 6, PGI_BMITA_v3 DNA:
- the LOC109034924 gene encoding uncharacterized protein: MSQAVARLLSRNFTNIRGLLNPSSKAIISQEYTSTGFPHWQVNKCNRPANYHTHHDGSSRISGSINFAAIFNSTKLNIIDPITREQNVIDPRIISNVDILDTPKIKKIIDEPDQPHVVEKQAHRMINIRRRKMKKHKLKKLRKRMKFEWKKKALKREKIKEKAFYTELYAQIRTAETFSPQDYAAEQRKIIKQTYLPLEYEKMPQWYLKETLDKEKRIARETKEHEEGLKALAEFQKTYKWSDKY; encoded by the exons ATGTCTCAAGCAGTTGCAAGGTTGCTGTCTCGAAATTTTACTAACATACGAG GACTTCTGAACCCTAGCAGCAAGGCTATCATTTCTCAAGAATACACCAGTACTGGATTCCCTCATTGGCAAGTGAACAAGTGTAACAGACCTGCTAATTATCATACTCATCATGATGGTTCCTCCAGAATTTCAGGAAGCATAAACTTTGCCGCCATTTTTAACtctacaaaattaaatattattgACCCAATTACCCGTGAGCAAAATGTTATAGATCCCCGCATCATCTCTAATGTTGATATCTTAGACACtccaaagataaaaaaaataattgatgagCCTGACCAACCTCATGTAGTTGAAAAGCAAGCCCACAGAATGATCAACATTCGaaggaggaaaatgaagaaacacaaattgaagaagttacgTAAAAGGATGAAGTTCGAGTGGAAGAAAAAGGCtcttaaaagagagaaaatcaaggaaaaagcTTTTTATACGGAATTGTATGCCCAAATTCGCACTGCGGAAACCTTCTCTCCGCAAGATTATGCTGCTGAGCAACGCAAAATAATTAAGCAGACATATTTGCCCCTTGAGTATGAAAAAATGCCTCAGTGGTATCTGAAAGAGACATTGGACAAGGAAAAAAGGATAGCCAGGGAAACGAAGGAGCATGAGGAAGGACTTAAGGCATTAGCTGAGTTTCAAAAAACCTATAAATGGTCTGATAAATACTAA